The Saccharolobus shibatae B12 genomic interval GTAATTCCTTTGAATTCTTATATTCCAAAAAACCAGCTCCTATATTATATTCATTCTCTCTGCTAGGAAATATCCAATAAAAACCTGTATAACGAGTGTCGAATTCCAATATGGCCTCATCGTCAAACTCCTCAGTCTCTATTATGGCTCTAGTAGTATAAACTACCTCTCTATCCATTGGATAAGGTCCTCTACTATCTATTACGTAATCAAAGTCTTTAATATTAAGATCGTGAGTCACTATTATTTTTGAACTCTTTCGCATATCATTTATCCATTTCCACTTATCTATAACCAGCCACTTAGTATGCCTATATTCAACATCGTAAGTTTTTTCCCCATCTGTATAGAAGGAGAACCTCTTTATACCAAACGTTTCATTCCAATTAAAGGGGGGAGTATAAACGTTTGGGACTATATCTCCACATGGTTTAACGTAGTGTTGGTTAATATCAAAGATTGTAACTTCATTACTAATTCTTGAAAGTAAGTATGCCAAAGTAGAACCTGCTACTCCTCCTCCCAGAATTGCTATTCTCATTACGAAATTTTATAAGCTATTCGAATTTATATTTATATAAAATCGTCTGTATAGGTGGTCAGTTATTGTTAAACCAAGATGAGATTTTAAAGAAGATGGAAGAATGGCCAAAACATTATAATCCTAAGGAAATCGAGGAAAAATGGCAAAAGATATGGTTAAGTGAAGAATATTGGAGGGACGTATTTAGATTCAGAGATGAGGACGATAAATCACCGAGATTTGTTATTGATACTCCTCCTCCTTTTACCAGTGGAGAACTTCATATGGGACATGCATATTGGGTTACAATAGCTGATACTATAGGTAGGTTTAAGAGATTAGAAGGATATAATGTATTATTACCTCAGGGATGGGATACACAAGGTTTACCAACTGAACTAAAAGTACAATACAGGTTAGGAATTCCAAAAGATAATAGGCAACTATTTCTCCAAAAATGTATAGAATGGACAGAAGATATGATTAAGAAAATGAAAGAAGCAATGATTAGACTAGGATATAGACCAGAATGGGAAAGGTTTGAATATAAGACCTATGAACCAAAATATAGAAAGATTATTCAAAAAAGTCTCATTGACATGTATAAAACGAAGTTAATAGAGATGAGAGAAGGACCAGTAATTTGGTGCCCTAAATGTGAGACTGCTTTAGCACAAAGTGAAGTAGGTTACTTAGAGAAAGATGGAATTCTTGCCTATATAAAGTTCCCATTAAAGGAAGGAGGAGAAATAATTATAGCTACAACTAGGCCGGAACTACTAGCTGCAACTCAAGCTGTGGCCGTAAATCCAAATGATGAGAGATATAAGAGTTTCGTAGGAAAAACTGCAATAGTACCAGTGTTTAATATTGAGGTAAAAATAATATCTGACTCAGACGTGGAGAAGGAATTCGGAACTGGAGCAGTAATGATAAGTACCTATGGTGATCCCCAAGATATAAAATGGCAATTGAAATACAACTTACCGACAAGGGTTATAGTGGACGAAAAAGGAAGGATGATAAATACAAATGGTATACTTGATGGGTTGAAAATTGAACAAGCAAGAAATAAAATGATTGAAATCCTAAAGACTAAAGGGTATCTCGTAAACGTAGAGAAAATAAAACATAATGTACTGTCGCATGTTGAGAGAAGTGATTGTCTGTCTCCAGTAGAATTCTTAGTCAAAAAGCAAATATACATTAAAGTTCTAGATAAGAAACAAAAATTGCTAGAAGAATACAAAAAGATGAAATTTAAGCCAGCTAGAATGTCCTATTATCTTGAGGATTGGATAAAGAGTATAGAGTGGGATTGGAATATAACTAGGCAAAGAATTTATGGTACTCCATTGCCATTCTGGTACTGCGAAAATGGGCATTTAACACCAGCTAGAGAAGAAAATTTACCAATAGATCCTATCAAAACTAGCCCACCATCAGAGAAATGTCCATTGTGCGGATTACAGCTTAAACCAGTTACCGATGTCGCAGACGTGTGGATTGATTCTAGCGTAACAGTTCTTTTCCTAACCAAGTTCTATGAAGATAAAAACGTTTTCAACAAAACTTTTCCAGCATCACTAAGACTTCAAGGTACTGACATAATTAGGACTTGGCTATTCTATACCTTCTTTAGAACTTTAATGTTAGCTAATAATATACCTTTTACCACAGTCCTTGTTAATGGTCAAGTCCTTGGTCCAGATGGAACCAGAATGAGTAAAAGCAAGGGAAATGTGGTATCGCCATTGGATAGAGTTGATGAATTTGGAGCAGATGCAATTAGAATGGCACTTCTTGATGCAAGCATCGGCGATGATTTTCCATTTAAATGGGATATAGTAAAGGGAAAAAGAATGTTATTGCAGAAATTATGGAATGCGAGTAGATTAGTATACCCCTTCATAGCGAATCAAAGACTTGATAAACCTGAGAGCCTACATATAGTAGATAAATGGATTTTACAAGAACATAAGAAATTTGTAATAAAGGCAATAAACGCATATGAGAACTACGACTTTTACTTGGTACTTCAAGAACTCTATAGCTATTTCTGGGAGATCATAGCTGATGAATATTTAGAAATGATAAAACATAGATTATTCGAAGACGATAAGTCTGCAAAATATACTATACAAAGGATAATAAGAGATATAATTGTATTACTACATCCTATTGCACCCCATATAACAGAGGAAATCTATTCTAGGTTATTTGGTTATAAGAAGAGTATTCTCCTAGAAGAATTGCCTAAAGTGGATGATATCGAAGAGGATAAAAGAGTAGGAGAACTTGGGGAAGTAATAAAGAAAACAAACTCTCTAATAAGATCAGAGAAGATTAAGAATAGATTATCAATGAATACCCAAGTTAGCGTAAAATTATATGCAAATAGACAATTTATTGAGTTAATTAATGAGGTAAAAGAGGACATAATGAAGACGCTAAAGATAACTAACCTTGAACTAATAGAATCAACTGAAGAAAAAGTGGAAATTGAACCTGCTAATCAGACCATGGGAGTTTAGCTCATCAATCTTACTATCGGGAATTCATCATCTGTTCTGCAAACTCTCTAATTTTTTGTACACCCTCTCTAATAACTTCTTCGTTTACGGCAAAACTTAGTCTTAAAAATTCCTTACCTATATTTAATGGAAAGACTTCACCAGGTATTGTGACTATACCTTTTTCTTCAATTAGCTTTATTGCAAATGACTTAACGTCGAGCCCACTTATTTTTAGTAACTTACTAACATTTGGGAACATATAGAATGCTCCATTTGGTTTAGACACTTCAATTCCTTTAACCTTAATAAGCTCATCATACATTACGTCTCGTCTCTTCTTAAATAGCTTTACCATTTCGTTGACCTCGTCGAAAGTATCAAAGGCTTTTACGGCAGCTTTTTGTACAAAACTTGTAGGGGCAGTGTATATGTTAGCAGCCAAAACTCCCATTTTCTGGATAATTTCGCGCTTAGCTACAATATAACCTAATCTCCATCCAGTCATTGAGAAAGTCTTACTAAATCCATTAACGTAAATCAAGAAATCTCTCCAATCCGAGTCTTCAAGAGTACTTCTCATCTTACCTTCATACACAAAGTTATCATAAATTTCATCGGATAGTAAGATAATTTTATTATCCCTACTTATATCTACAATTTTCTTAACATCGTTAGGAGAAAATAGAGTACCAGTCGGATTATGAGGATTATTGAATACTATCATTTTGGTTCTTTTTGATATTTTAGACTGTAGTTCATCTACATCTATTGAGAATCCTTCTTCTCTACTCCACTTTAAATTAGTATATATTGGTTTTCCTCCGAGTAACTTAACAACCTCAGCGTAAGAGTAGAATGAGGGATCTGGAAGTATTACCTCATCGCCAGGATTAATGTATAGTATAAAGACTAGGAAAAGCGCAGGCTTAGCACCAGGTGTAACTATCACTTCCTCCTTCTTTACGTCAGCACCATATCTAGTATTAAGATATTGAGCTATTTTTTCCCTTAATTCATCAATACCGAATGCTGAAGTGTAGAAAGTGAAGCCTTGATCTAGAGCCTCTTTTGCAGCATCCCTTATACGTTTAAATGTAGGTAAATCTGGCTGTCCTATCCCAAAATCGATAATTTTAATCTTCTTAGTCTTCTCCACATTTCTAGCGATTTCCTTATACAATAAAGTAGTCTCTCCAGTAACTTGCGACATATTTTCGTTGAAGTCTAGTAGTGAGACCACAAGTGTATATGAAGAACGTTATAGTATAAATTCTTTAATCTTTTCTGGGTTTTGCATTAGTGAGGATCCAATTAGGAAAGCATTAACACCTAATTTTCTCAATTCCTCTATTTCATTCCTCTCAGAAATTCCACTTTCTGCCACCTTTATTACATCTGATGGTATCATGGATAGAAGCTTTCTCTGATTCTCCTTATTTATCTCAAGGGTTTCTAGATCTCTTGAATTAACTCCTATAAACTTGGCCCCTATCCTTAGGGCTATTTCTAAATCCTTCTCGTCATTAATCTCTACCAATGGTTCCATACCATAACTTCTGGCATATTCCATTAAACTCTCTAATTCTCTTTCAGTAAGTATTTTGACTATTAGCAATACAGTATCTGCACCTAAGTTATACGCATCATCAATTTGTGATTCCTTGGCAATAAAATCCTTCATTAATATGGGGATTGAAACTGAACTGGCTATCTTTCTCAAAATTTCATATGAACCATTAAAGTACTTTTCCTCAGTTAGTACGCTAAGACCTACTGCATACTTTTCCATGAACTTTGCGTATTCTATCGGATCTCTTTCAACATCCAATCCAGAGGGAGATTTGCGCTTATATTCAGCTATTATAGCTGTGACATTACGCACATTAAATTCCAAAATTCTTTTATTTAAGGAAATAATCGGTCTTTGTCTTGAGGCCCTAAACGAGGGCCTTCTTAAAGATAATTGTACGACGTCCTTAAGCCATCCTTTAAGATAACGTGGCATATGTTATACTCTATTCAAGAAATTATAAAGTATCTTATATCCCAATGAGGTTCCAACACTCTCTGGATGAAATTGAACACCGTATATTGGGTATTCTTCATGATGTATTGCCATTATCTCATTATCCTCAGCGGATATTGCATCGATAATTAGAGGTCTATGAACCTCGTCCACAACAAGACTATGATATCTGGTAGCTTTAAACTCCTTAGCAATGCCGTAATATAGTGGAAGTGGAGAGTCGTTTACTATAATTATGTTACTTATTTTTCCATGAAATACTTTTCTAGCTCTTCTTATCTTAGCTCCAAATGCATAACCTATAGCTTGATGACCTAGACAAACTCCTAGTATTGGAGTTTTTTTGCCTAGATATTTGATAACATTCAATGACACTCCTATATCTTCTCGTTTTTCTGGTGTCCCTGGTCCTGGTGAAATTATAATCCTATCTGGGTCTATTCTCTCTATTCCTTTTATACTTATTTCATCATTTCTGATAACTATTGGATAACTCCCTAATTCTCCTACTATTTGAGCTATATTGTAAACAAAACTATCATAATTATCTATTATCAGGGTTAGATCCATTTAACTCACCCCTATTGCTGTTTTTAGTGCTTTTAGTTTATGTTCAGTTTCGAAATATTCAGATTCTGGATTAGAGTCATATACTATACCAGCACCAGCATGTATTCGTAACAATTCTTTGTTCAGAAATGCAGTTCTTATGGCTATTGCGAACTCTGCGTTACCATCAGCTGAGATAAAGCCTACAGCACCAGCATAGGGACCTCTTTTGTACTCCTCTAACGTTTCAATTATATTCATTGCCATTGGTTTTGGTGCTCCGCTCACTGTACCCGCTGGGAAAGTAGCTGATAAAACGTTTAATGCATTATACTTCTTCTTTAAAGTCCCAATCACTTTTGATACTATATGTTGGACATGACTATACTTCTCTACATACATTAATTCTGGTACTCTCACAGTTCCGGGTACACATACTTTACCTAGATCATTTCTAGCCAAATCAACCAACATTAAGTGCTCAGCCTTATCCTTTTCTGAGTTCATCAATTCCAATTCCAATTTAAGGTCTTCTTCTTGATCAGACCCCCTAGGTCTAGTGCCAGCTATTGGATAGGTTTCGACAATATTATCTTGAACTCTGAAAAGTAATTCGGGGCTGGATCCTATTAAGTATTTTTCATCAAATTTAAGATAGAACATGTAAGGAGAGGGATTTATTCTTCTGAGATTATAATATATTCTTAATGGATCTCCACTAAATAAATATCTATAAAATCTAGATAATACGACCTGAAATATATAACCCGATCTTATATACTCTAGCGATTCAGAAACAATCTTCTCATAGTTGTTCTTATTAAGAGATTCATCATAAAAGCTTATTTTAAACTCCCCTATATCCCCACATCCGCCTACAGAGCTTAAATCGGCATTAACGTATACTTTGCCCTCATTATGATCGTAGATTATGATATTGTCTGGAATAAAGAATTCCGCATAAGGCCAATCTTCAGCTGCTGGCTTTAAGTCCCTTATTTTCTCCCAAAATCTTACTGCATCATAGCTTATGTAACCTATCATGCCTCCTTTAAATAAACCCGGTATATCTACTAATTTCAAATCTTTCAAATAACTATTAAGAATATTTACCGGATCATCATGAATTCTCAGATACCCATTAGTTGACCAAGCTATCACACTATATCTCGCCTTATATTGAGGGCCACCTATGCTTTCTAGTAACCCAGCTACTTTAAAGTCCCTCTCTATGCATTTAAATACCTCAAATGGAGAGGCAAATTCACTTATCGGATGAACTTCCATATTTTACCATCTCAACTATTTTTTTCACTATATTAATATCCTTTTTGCCAGGATAAATCTCTATACTACTGGAAATATCAAGCCATGCAGGATTTAGATTGATAAAGTTAGAAATATTATCTATACTTATTTTTCCACCTACGCCTAGGTGAGGGTAATCCTTAAGGAAACTCGATGCAACGTTATAATCAACGCCTACGCCTTTCTTTACGGAATCTATTAATACCATATCCACAGTATCTATAGCCTTCTCTAGGTATTTCTTATACTCGAAGGACGCTGGTACATATAATATAATTCTTTTTCTAAAATCGTACAATTTAAGCAATTCTAATTCCGAATCGTCTAATACTCTATGTATCTGTAAATAATCTGATATTGATAATTCTTTTTCTATTTCACTCATTAAAATATTAACTTTCACATTAACTATCGGTTTTTCAGTATATCTTCTAACAAATGTTAAGAACTCGCTCTTTACGAATCTTTGACTTATGGCGTCAGTTATTATTCCTATATAATCCACATTAAGTTTTGAGAGCTCTATGATATCTGATAACGTTGCGTTACCGCATATCTTTAGTTTAACCACTACTCTTCACCATTATCGTTTTCAGTTTGGTTAGATCTCCATTAAGTGAGATTATCTCATTTAATTTATTTACGGAATTTTCTATCAAATACTTAGCGTACTCATAACCTTCCTTAAAATCGCTCACTTTATCTAATGCAAAAAGCGCAACTGCGGTGTTTATCTTAATGAATTCAGCTACATGTTCATCTTTACCTAGAAATGCCCTAACTATTTTTATTGCTGAATCCTCAGCAGAATTTACTATTAACTTATCTATTGGAATTGATGATATACCGAAATCAGTTACGTCAAACTTGACTTCTTCTATACCGCGCTTACTTACTATCTTCATAAAAGTTTTTCCTATCGGACTTACCTCATCTATGCCTGGCTCTCCATGTACTAAAATTACTTTATTGAAATCTAATTCATACGCGCTTTTTGACAATAAATCCAAATGATCTTTAGAAAACACTCCCATTAACTGATACTTCGCATTGGCTGGATTAGTCAATGGACCTAGAACATTGAAAATAGTTCTGATCCCTAAAGTTTTTCTCACATTGGCAACGTTCTTCATTGCAGGATGATAGTACTGTGCGAAGAGGAAAACGAAATTCGTTTTGTGGACTAATTCTTTTGCTCTTTCTGGTGGAACTATAATATTATAACCTAAAGCTTCAAGAACATCAGCACTACCACTTTTACCACTTACTGCCCTATTACCGTGTTTGGCAACTGGATTAATTAAACTCAATAGGATTGCAGATGCGGTACTAACGTTTACTGTTCCTAATCCGTCGCCACCTGTACCAGCTGTGTCTATTGCGTTGGGTACGTCTATTTTGATTGCTAATTCTCTCATTGCTCTGGCAAAACCTACTATTTCATTTTTACTTTCACCTTTCATTCTTAGCGCTACTAAAATTGCTGATACTAAAATCTCTGGAACTTCTCCTCTAATTATAGCCTTAGCTAATTCTTCAGCCTCATCAATTTCCAAATCTGATTTATTTATGAGTTTTTTAAGAATATCATTTATATTCATCTAATATCACCCTAAATTTTTTAACTAAATTTATTGCCGATTCTACGCCATTCTTTTCAATTTCTTCTATGAAAGCGGTTCCAATTGCTATTCCGTCGGCACCAGCACTTAAGGCATCTCTTAAATCTGACTCACTTGATAGGCCAAATCCCACTATTAGCTTATTCTCAACTAAATTTCTAACTCTATTAATCAACTGCTTAACTGATACTGGTATAGGTACGCCAGTAGTTGGTCTAACACCATAATATAAGAATAAATCGCTAATCTTAGAGACTTTGTGGATTAGAAGATCTGGTACTGAAGGAGATGTAAAAATAACATTTTTTAATCCTTTATTTTTTATTATTCCATCAAATTTATCCAAATCATCTATATAATCAATAAGTAAATCTGGAAATAGAACTCCATCCAGTTTGACATCTCTCATTATATTTAGAAAATTATCTAGTTGATCAATCCAATCCTCTAAGTAAGTAAGTGCAATTATAGGAACACTGACGTCTTTCCTAATATCTGCTATTAAAGGCCAAATATCTAGTCCTTTAACTTTATCATAACTCTTCCTTATAACTGGACCATCATACTTGGCATATTTAGGGGGAATTCCAAGCTCTAATATGTCAGCTCCATTTTCAACTGCCCCAATAATAAAATCCTTGAAACTTTGAACATTAGGATAACCTAACGTCATATAAACGACAAGCAGTTTACCCATTTCCATTCAACCTTTTCATCATGGATTCGTAATTTGATAGATCCAACAATCCATGTCCACTTAGATTAAAGACGATGACTTTTCTCTCATTATTCTTCCTAGCTTCTATAGCTTCATCGACCACTGCCTTTATTGCATGGGCTGATTCTGGAGCTGGTACAATACCTTGATTCTCCATAAATATCTTAGCGGCTTCGAAAATCTCCCTTTCATTATATTCTCTCCATTCCACAATACCCTCCTTTGCTAACAAACTTAATGTTGGGGCTACACCATGATATCTTAATCCGCCTGCATATATTGGCGGAGGAACGTAATCTTTACCTAAAGTTATCATTTTCACTAAAGGTAATAATCCAGCAGAGTCTGGAAAATCGTACTTATATTCACCTTTACTAAACTTTGGAATTTCTGCAGAACTTACTGCAATGTAACGTTTGCCTTTCTTGTTTCCGATAAAGGGATATGTAAAACCACCAAAATTGCTTCCACCTCCTACACATCCAATTAGAATATCAGCGTCTTCTCCTAACAAATCCAATTGAGTAATAGTCTCTTGACCAATAACGCTTTGATGCAAAAGTACTACATCTAAAACGCTACCTACTAAATATCTAAATTCGTTCTTAAGGGCATACTCTATTGCCTCACTCATTGCTATACCTAATGATCCAGGATGCTGTGGATTTGTCTCTAATATCTTCTTACCGTATTCAGTTAAGTTTGTGGGACTTGCATAAACATTAGCCCCATATAATTGCATTATGCTCCTTCTCATCGGTTTTTGCTCATAACTTACCTTTACCATGAAGATAGTACTTTTCATATTATACATACTAGCTGCAAGTGCTACTGCAGTTCCCCATTGACCTGCTCCAGTTTCAGTAACTACGTGGTCAATTCCCTCTTCTTTTGCGAAATACGCTTGAGGAATTGCTGTATTTATCTTATGAGATCCAGTAGGTGTAGCGCCTTCGTATTTAAAGTAGATTCTTGCTGGTGTCTTTAAGTAGTCCTCTAATCTTTTAGCTCTAAATAATGGAGTTGGTCTTCCTATCGATAAATATCTATCTCTTACTTCCTCAGGGATCTTTATGTACCTTTCTATTGTGAATTGTTGCCTTAATACTTCCTTAGGTAGTATACTTCTTAATAAATCAATTCTCGAGAAATCTGCCCCTTGTGGATCCCTTGGAGGAGGCAAGGGTTTAGGCAGATCGGGAATTATATTGTACCAGTACTTAGGCAAAATCTCGTCTTCTTTTACCATTGGTACATCAAAAGCACCGATACATTATAAACGTTTTTACCTTATAAACTTTTAGTATGTTTCGAAATCCTCAAATTCTCCCTTATATTCACTAAACGAGAAATCTACCTTCTCTACTTCAGCTGCTGGTGGACCTTGCTTAATACGTTCCAATAATTTACTTAACGCTTCCTCATAACCTTCCGCAACCACTTCTACCGAACCATCGGGTAAATTCTTAGCATACCCCTTTATACCTAACCTTATAGCGTGAATTTGGACAAATTTTCTAAAACCAACACCTTGCACTAGCCCATACACGCGAGCGTACATGCGCTTTAGCATTTTCACACACCTCAGTGTCGCTCCACTTCTTCACAGATCTGTTTTTCCCTTTCATCACAACATATTTTATCTAGTTATTTAACTTAAAGTTGATGATTCGAGTAGCAATAGCCGGCTTAGGTAATTGCGCATCAATGTTAATTCAAGGAATAGAATATTATAAGTCAAAAGGCGATAATTATTATGAGGGATTAATTACTCCAATAATTGGGGGTTATAAAATTACCGATATAGAGATTGTAGCAGCATTCGACGTTTCAAAAAATAAAATAGGAAAGGATCTTGCAGAGGCCATATTTCAACCTCCAAATATTACACCAAAGATAGTAAATATGGAGAAGAAAGGAGTAAAGGTAAGTGCGGGACCCGTTCTTGATGGTGTAGCCCAACATATGACTAACGTTTTTAATCCTACTTATGATGGCACATTGGAAAAAGCATTAGATGAATTAAAAGCTAGCAAAACAGAAATTCTACTTAATTTATTGCCTGTTGGAAGTGAAAATGCGACGAGGACATATGCAAATATAGCACTAATGGCAGGAACTGCGTTTATAAACGCAATACCCGTGTTTATTGCTAGTGATCCTTCAGGTTACTTTCCTAATAAATTCAAAGAGAAAAACTTGCCATTAGCAGGTGATGATATTAAGAGTCAATTAGGGGCTACCATATTCCATAGGTCAATTACTTCACTCTTCAGACTGAGAGGGGTAAAAGTTGAGGAAACTTATCAATTAAATGTGGGCGGGAATACAGACTTTCTGAACATGAAGACAGAAGAAAGGCTAATATCTAAAAGAATAAGCAAAACAGAAGCAGTAACTAGCACACTAGATAACGGAGAGGTGATAAAAAGCGAGGGAAAAATAAGGATAGGGCCTAGCGATTATGTACCATTTTTAGGAAATACAAAAGTAGCCTACATTTACGTAAAAGGAAGCGCGTTTGCAGGTATGCCAATTAAAGTAGAAGCTTCCTTAGAGGTTGATGATAAGGCTAACTGTGCCGCAGTATTAGTAGATGTTATAAGGGCAGTTAAGGTTGCCTTGGATAGAAAGATAGGTGGTCCACTTGAAAAAGTATCTGCATTTTACTTTAAACACCCACCAATTCAGGCTAAAGACGACGAAGAAGCCTATAGATGGTTTAAAGAGTTCATTGAAATGTGAAATCTGTGAAGAGAACATCTCATTTTTCACGTGTAATTTATGTGGAAGGCAAGTGTGTAGTAATGATTACGTAATAGATAAAGGAATTTGTAAAGTTTGTGAAATGAGTCTATGCAAACTTTGTCAAAAACACTTGTCAATAGGCTCATGTGAAATCTGCGGAAATACAGTTTGTGAAGAATGCACAGCGTATTTCGATGGTGCTAGAAGAATATGTAAAAATTGTTATAATAAAAAATAATAAAAATTATCTACTTGTTCTTCCTTTTTCCATTAAGGTTTCTAAGTATAATTTGTTGCTCGATAGAAGCTACTTGCCTCCTAACATTAATAACTGCATCTGGATTTACACTAATACTATCTATTCCAGCTTTGACCAAATATTCAACAACTGCTGGATAAACACTAGGTGCTTGTCCACATATTGAGACAGTTTTGCCATACTTATGAGCAGCTCTGATTAGCTTTCTTATGGACTCCAAAACAGCTGGATCCCTCTCATCATAATATCCCATCCTTGCTAGTAACTCGGAATCCCTGTCAACACCTAAAGTTAATTGTGCTAAATCGTTACTACCTACGCTGAATCCATCAACTATCTTCGCAAACTCCTCTGCAAGAACAACAACTGAGGGGACTTCTGCCATTATCCATACCTTGAAATCTGAATCTCTTCTTAAACCTTCCTCCTCCATTATTTTTATTGCCTTTTCTAGTTCCCATGTAGTTCTGACAAAGGGAAACATTACCCATACATTCTTAAGTCCCATCTCCTCCCTAACTTTGCGTATAGCCTTAACCTCTAGTCTAAATGCTGGTTCGTACTCTTTGCTTACATATCTGGATACTCCTCTCCAACCTATCATTGGATTCCTCTCATCTGGTTCAAACTCCTCTCCACCAATCAATTTTTTATATTCATTAGTTTTGAAATCTGAAAATCTGACAACAACTGGCCTAGGATATATTGCGCTTGCTACTTTGGCTATACCCTCAGCTAACTTATCCACAAATAATTCTGCATTACCTATTTTTATTAGATAAAGTGGATGATACCTAACCCACTCACTTACAAT includes:
- a CDS encoding anthranilate synthase component I, coding for MEVHPISEFASPFEVFKCIERDFKVAGLLESIGGPQYKARYSVIAWSTNGYLRIHDDPVNILNSYLKDLKLVDIPGLFKGGMIGYISYDAVRFWEKIRDLKPAAEDWPYAEFFIPDNIIIYDHNEGKVYVNADLSSVGGCGDIGEFKISFYDESLNKNNYEKIVSESLEYIRSGYIFQVVLSRFYRYLFSGDPLRIYYNLRRINPSPYMFYLKFDEKYLIGSSPELLFRVQDNIVETYPIAGTRPRGSDQEEDLKLELELMNSEKDKAEHLMLVDLARNDLGKVCVPGTVRVPELMYVEKYSHVQHIVSKVIGTLKKKYNALNVLSATFPAGTVSGAPKPMAMNIIETLEEYKRGPYAGAVGFISADGNAEFAIAIRTAFLNKELLRIHAGAGIVYDSNPESEYFETEHKLKALKTAIGVS
- a CDS encoding geranylgeranyl reductase family protein, translating into MRIAILGGGVAGSTLAYLLSRISNEVTIFDINQHYVKPCGDIVPNVYTPPFNWNETFGIKRFSFYTDGEKTYDVEYRHTKWLVIDKWKWINDMRKSSKIIVTHDLNIKDFDYVIDSRGPYPMDREVVYTTRAIIETEEFDDEAILEFDTRYTGFYWIFPSRENEYNIGAGFLEYKNSKELLYYYLRKKFKNFEIKDVRGAPISIGSVKNKKLRIGEARGLVFPLSGEGIRPSAISAEYAFEAIYKERDLDEFLNDKLSIIEKRIKIQKMLLDLYRYSSLSLRKTFMRIFFKNDVLIDTYLEDKIDLNGIIESLKSVRGNGSIVRKFEEQEK
- a CDS encoding valine--tRNA ligase; the protein is MLFSLRNFISYSNLYLYKIVCIGGQLLLNQDEILKKMEEWPKHYNPKEIEEKWQKIWLSEEYWRDVFRFRDEDDKSPRFVIDTPPPFTSGELHMGHAYWVTIADTIGRFKRLEGYNVLLPQGWDTQGLPTELKVQYRLGIPKDNRQLFLQKCIEWTEDMIKKMKEAMIRLGYRPEWERFEYKTYEPKYRKIIQKSLIDMYKTKLIEMREGPVIWCPKCETALAQSEVGYLEKDGILAYIKFPLKEGGEIIIATTRPELLAATQAVAVNPNDERYKSFVGKTAIVPVFNIEVKIISDSDVEKEFGTGAVMISTYGDPQDIKWQLKYNLPTRVIVDEKGRMINTNGILDGLKIEQARNKMIEILKTKGYLVNVEKIKHNVLSHVERSDCLSPVEFLVKKQIYIKVLDKKQKLLEEYKKMKFKPARMSYYLEDWIKSIEWDWNITRQRIYGTPLPFWYCENGHLTPAREENLPIDPIKTSPPSEKCPLCGLQLKPVTDVADVWIDSSVTVLFLTKFYEDKNVFNKTFPASLRLQGTDIIRTWLFYTFFRTLMLANNIPFTTVLVNGQVLGPDGTRMSKSKGNVVSPLDRVDEFGADAIRMALLDASIGDDFPFKWDIVKGKRMLLQKLWNASRLVYPFIANQRLDKPESLHIVDKWILQEHKKFVIKAINAYENYDFYLVLQELYSYFWEIIADEYLEMIKHRLFEDDKSAKYTIQRIIRDIIVLLHPIAPHITEEIYSRLFGYKKSILLEELPKVDDIEEDKRVGELGEVIKKTNSLIRSEKIKNRLSMNTQVSVKLYANRQFIELINEVKEDIMKTLKITNLELIESTEEKVEIEPANQTMGV
- the trpC gene encoding indole-3-glycerol phosphate synthase TrpC; protein product: MPRYLKGWLKDVVQLSLRRPSFRASRQRPIISLNKRILEFNVRNVTAIIAEYKRKSPSGLDVERDPIEYAKFMEKYAVGLSVLTEEKYFNGSYEILRKIASSVSIPILMKDFIAKESQIDDAYNLGADTVLLIVKILTERELESLMEYARSYGMEPLVEINDEKDLEIALRIGAKFIGVNSRDLETLEINKENQRKLLSMIPSDVIKVAESGISERNEIEELRKLGVNAFLIGSSLMQNPEKIKEFIL
- the trpF gene encoding phosphoribosylanthranilate isomerase, whose product is MVKLKICGNATLSDIIELSKLNVDYIGIITDAISQRFVKSEFLTFVRRYTEKPIVNVKVNILMSEIEKELSISDYLQIHRVLDDSELELLKLYDFRKRIILYVPASFEYKKYLEKAIDTVDMVLIDSVKKGVGVDYNVASSFLKDYPHLGVGGKISIDNISNFINLNPAWLDISSSIEIYPGKKDINIVKKIVEMVKYGSSSDK
- a CDS encoding pyridoxal phosphate-dependent aminotransferase — protein: MVSLLDFNENMSQVTGETTLLYKEIARNVEKTKKIKIIDFGIGQPDLPTFKRIRDAAKEALDQGFTFYTSAFGIDELREKIAQYLNTRYGADVKKEEVIVTPGAKPALFLVFILYINPGDEVILPDPSFYSYAEVVKLLGGKPIYTNLKWSREEGFSIDVDELQSKISKRTKMIVFNNPHNPTGTLFSPNDVKKIVDISRDNKIILLSDEIYDNFVYEGKMRSTLEDSDWRDFLIYVNGFSKTFSMTGWRLGYIVAKREIIQKMGVLAANIYTAPTSFVQKAAVKAFDTFDEVNEMVKLFKKRRDVMYDELIKVKGIEVSKPNGAFYMFPNVSKLLKISGLDVKSFAIKLIEEKGIVTIPGEVFPLNIGKEFLRLSFAVNEEVIREGVQKIREFAEQMMNSR
- a CDS encoding anthranilate synthase component II, yielding MDLTLIIDNYDSFVYNIAQIVGELGSYPIVIRNDEISIKGIERIDPDRIIISPGPGTPEKREDIGVSLNVIKYLGKKTPILGVCLGHQAIGYAFGAKIRRARKVFHGKISNIIIVNDSPLPLYYGIAKEFKATRYHSLVVDEVHRPLIIDAISAEDNEIMAIHHEEYPIYGVQFHPESVGTSLGYKILYNFLNRV